From Micromonospora rhizosphaerae, the proteins below share one genomic window:
- a CDS encoding lytic transglycosylase domain-containing protein, whose amino-acid sequence MSRLWSRFGARTAAVALLSLGVAGGFYLGEDRQTQQEGLTAQVGLEVDQAEYAYQRDRQADHRIDSAKQRAAEYQAKLRAAAAAKEAAERAREAEAAAASRKKAREADAATKPYDGPIPTSCEEYSGNRQIGCALMLEAGFGIDQFPCLDKLWTKESGWNHKAYNASSGAYGIPQALPGSKMATVADDWKTNPATQIKWGLGYIEGRYDDPCGAWQHSQSSGWY is encoded by the coding sequence GTGAGTCGGCTGTGGAGCCGGTTCGGCGCCCGCACGGCCGCTGTCGCACTGCTCTCCCTGGGCGTTGCCGGCGGCTTCTACCTGGGCGAAGACCGACAGACTCAGCAGGAGGGCCTGACCGCGCAGGTCGGCCTGGAGGTCGACCAGGCGGAGTACGCGTACCAGCGTGATCGGCAGGCCGACCACCGCATCGATTCGGCCAAGCAGCGGGCCGCCGAGTACCAGGCGAAGCTGCGGGCCGCCGCGGCGGCGAAGGAGGCCGCCGAGCGGGCCCGCGAGGCCGAGGCCGCCGCGGCGTCCCGAAAGAAGGCGCGCGAGGCGGACGCGGCGACCAAGCCGTACGACGGCCCGATCCCCACCTCCTGTGAGGAGTACAGCGGCAACCGGCAGATCGGCTGCGCGCTGATGCTCGAGGCGGGCTTCGGCATCGACCAGTTCCCGTGCCTGGACAAGCTCTGGACCAAGGAGAGCGGCTGGAACCACAAGGCCTACAACGCCTCGTCCGGCGCGTACGGGATCCCGCAGGCCCTGCCCGGCAGCAAGATGGCCACGGTCGCCGACGACTGGAAGACCAACCCGGCCACCCAGATCAAGTGGGGCCTCGGCTACATCGAGGGCCGGTACGACGACCCGTGCGGCGCCTGGCAGCACTCGCAGAGCAGCGGCTGGTACTGA
- a CDS encoding rhomboid family intramembrane serine protease, protein MTWRSGPTGDDPHRFGTEAFYASLGRAFVAMCAVVPVLFLIEALDVGLHANLDLAAGIIPHRIQGLDGVIFSPFLHADFTHLYSNSIPLILLGTFVLAAGTRRFLWSTMVIVLVSGLGVWFTGSPNSVVVGASGVIFGYLGILLTRGIVERSWWNFAVVLLVGLLYGWQLFGILPTDERISWQGHLFGLLGGVVSAILFRRRRPELAAPQQSESPLTLL, encoded by the coding sequence GTGACCTGGCGCAGTGGCCCGACGGGCGACGACCCCCACCGGTTCGGCACCGAGGCGTTCTACGCCTCGCTCGGCCGGGCCTTCGTCGCCATGTGCGCGGTGGTGCCGGTCCTCTTCCTCATCGAGGCGCTCGACGTCGGGCTGCACGCCAACCTCGACCTGGCCGCCGGCATCATCCCGCACCGGATCCAGGGGCTGGACGGCGTCATCTTCTCGCCGTTCCTGCACGCCGACTTCACCCACCTCTACAGCAACAGCATCCCGCTGATCCTGCTCGGCACCTTCGTGCTCGCCGCCGGCACCCGCCGGTTCCTCTGGTCGACCATGGTGATCGTTCTGGTCAGCGGGCTGGGGGTGTGGTTCACCGGCTCGCCCAACTCGGTGGTGGTGGGCGCCAGCGGCGTCATCTTCGGCTATCTGGGCATCCTGCTCACCCGCGGCATCGTCGAGCGGAGTTGGTGGAACTTCGCGGTGGTCCTGCTGGTCGGCCTGCTCTACGGCTGGCAGTTGTTCGGCATCCTCCCCACCGACGAGCGCATCTCCTGGCAGGGGCACCTGTTCGGGTTGCTCGGCGGGGTGGTGTCGGCGATCCTCTTTCGCCGGCGCCGGCCCGAGCTGGCCGCGCCCCAGCAGTCGGAGTCCCCGCTCACCCTGCTCTGA
- a CDS encoding NAD(P)/FAD-dependent oxidoreductase, producing MREVDVAVIGAGPAGLFTAYYAGFRGLSVAVVDALPEPGGQITAMYPEKLIFDVAGLPTIKGRDLVANLVAQAAPFAPDYLLGTRAEKLSYTDGRPVLGLAGGQQLGCGAVIITGGLGSFTPRPLPVADSFAGTGIVYFVPQPAELADRDVLIVGGGDSAFDWALTLQPLARSVTLVHRREKFRAHASTVSRVLGLPVRVVVNAEVTRLHGDDRVTGAEITIRGGTAELLPVDTVIAALGFTADLGPLAEWGLRLDRRHVVVDSAMATNLPRVFAAGDITEYPGKVRLIATGFGEAATAVNNAAVAIDPSAHLFPGHSSDAS from the coding sequence ATGCGCGAGGTCGATGTCGCCGTGATCGGGGCCGGTCCGGCCGGGCTCTTCACCGCGTACTACGCCGGGTTCCGCGGGCTCTCCGTCGCGGTCGTCGACGCGCTGCCCGAGCCCGGCGGTCAGATCACCGCGATGTACCCGGAGAAACTGATCTTCGACGTCGCCGGCCTCCCCACGATCAAGGGGCGGGATCTGGTGGCCAACCTGGTCGCCCAGGCCGCGCCCTTCGCGCCGGATTACCTGCTCGGCACCCGGGCGGAGAAGCTCTCCTACACCGACGGGCGGCCGGTGCTCGGCCTCGCCGGCGGGCAGCAGTTGGGCTGCGGGGCGGTGATCATCACCGGTGGGCTGGGCAGCTTCACGCCCCGGCCGCTGCCGGTGGCCGACAGCTTCGCCGGCACCGGGATCGTCTACTTCGTACCGCAGCCGGCCGAGCTGGCCGACCGGGACGTGCTGATCGTCGGCGGCGGGGACTCCGCCTTCGACTGGGCGCTGACGCTCCAGCCGCTGGCCCGCTCGGTGACCCTGGTGCACCGTCGGGAGAAGTTCCGCGCCCACGCGTCGACCGTCTCCCGGGTGCTGGGTCTGCCGGTCCGGGTGGTGGTCAACGCCGAGGTGACCCGGCTGCACGGCGACGATCGGGTGACCGGCGCGGAGATCACCATCCGGGGTGGCACAGCCGAGCTTCTGCCGGTCGACACGGTGATCGCCGCCCTCGGGTTCACTGCCGACCTCGGGCCGCTCGCCGAATGGGGGCTGCGGCTGGACCGCCGGCACGTCGTGGTCGACAGCGCGATGGCGACGAACCTGCCCCGGGTCTTCGCCGCCGGCGACATCACCGAATATCCGGGGAAGGTCCGGCTGATCGCGACCGGCTTCGGCGAGGCCGCCACCGCGGTGAACAACGCGGCGGTGGCCATCGACCCGAGCGCCCACCTCTTCCCCGGCCACTCCTCCGACGCCAGCTGA